In Cygnus atratus isolate AKBS03 ecotype Queensland, Australia chromosome 5, CAtr_DNAZoo_HiC_assembly, whole genome shotgun sequence, a single window of DNA contains:
- the API5 gene encoding apoptosis inhibitor 5, whose translation MPTVEELYRNYGILADATETAGQHKDAYQAILDGVKGGAKEKRLAAQFIPKFFKHFPELADSAINAQLDLCEDEDVSIRRQAIKELPQFATGDNLPRVADILTQLLQSDDSAEFNLVNNALLSIFKMDAKGTLGGLFSQILQGEDIVRERAIKFLSTKLKTLPEEVLTKEVEEFILSESKKVLEDVTGEEFVLFMKILSGLKSLQTVSGRQQLVELVAEQADLEQTFNPSDPDCVDRLLQCTRQAVPLFSKNVHSTKFVTYFCEHVLPNLGSLTTPVEGVDIQLEVLKLLAEMSSFCGDMEKLESNLKKLFDKLLEYMPLPPEEAENGENASNEEPKLQFSYVECLLYSFHQLGRKLPDFLTAKLNAEKLKDFKIRLQYFARGLQVYIRQLRLALQGKTGEALKTEENKIKVVALKITNNINVLIKDLFHIPPSYKSTVTLSWKPVQKADASQKRTSEDTTSSSPPKKASAGPKRDARQIYNPPSGKYSSNLGSFSYEQRGGFRGGRGRGWGGRGNRSRGRIY comes from the exons ATGCCCACCGTCGAGGAGCTCTACCGCAACTACGGCATCCTGGCCGACGCCACCGAGACGGCGGGGCAG caTAAGGATGCTTACCAGGCGATCTTGGATGGTGTGAAAGGAGGTGCCAAGGAAAAGAGACTTGCAGCCCAGTTCATTCCTAAGTTCTTCAAGCATTTTCCTGAATTAGCTGACTCAGCTATCAATGCCCAGTTGGACCTGTGTGAGGATGAAGATGTTTCT ATCCGGCGCCAGGCAATTAAGGAATTGCCTCAGTTTGCCACCGGAGATAATCTTCCCCGGGTAGCAGACATACTGACCCAGCTTCTACAGTCAG aTGATTCTGCAGAATTCAATTTGGTCAACAATGCATTGCTCAGTATCTTTAAGATGGATGCTAAAG GGACTTTGGGAGGCTTATTCAGTCAAATTCTTCAGGGGGAGGATATTGTGAGAGAGAGGGCTATCAAGTTCCTctctacaaaactgaaaacccTGCCTGAGGAGGTGTTGACAAAGGAGGTCGAAGAGTTCATATTATCTGAATCAAAGAAG GTGCTGGAAGATGTGACAGGCGAGGAATTTGTTCTGTTCATGAAAATACTGTCTGGATTAAAAAGCTTACAGACAGTAAGTGGGAGGCAGCAACTAGTGGAGCTGGTAGCCGAACAAGCTGACCTGGAGCAAACATTCAATCCCTCTGACCCAGACTGCGTGGACAGACTTCTACAGTGTACTCGGCAGGCAGTGCCGCTCTTCtca AAGAACGTTCATTCCACAAAATTTGTTACTTACTTCTGTGAGCATGTGCTTCCGAACCTCGGTTCTTTGACTACTCCAGTGGAGGGTGTTGATATCCAGTTAGAG GTTTTGAAGCTTCTTGCGGAAATGAGTTCATTTTGTGGAGATATGGAAAAGCTTGAATCAAACTTGAAGAAGTTGTTTGATAAATTACTG GAGTATATGCCACTTCCTCCAGAGGAGGCAGAGAACGGGGAAAATGCTAGCAATGAAGAGCCCAAGTTGCAGTTCAGTTACGTGGAGTGTCTGCTGTATAGCTTCCATCAGTTAGGTCGTAAACTTCCAGACTTCCTCACAGCCAAGTTGAatgcagagaaattgaaagacTTTAAAATCAG GCTACAGTATTTTGCTCGAGGGTTGCAGGTGTATATTCGACAGCTTCGTCTAGCGCTCCaaggaaaaacaggagaggCCTTGAAAACAGAGGAG aacaaGATCAAAGTGGTTGCTTTGAAAATAACCAATAACATCAACGTTTTAATCAAG GATCTCTTCCACATTCCTCCTTCTTACAAAAGTACAGTCACACTGTCCTGGAAACCAGTACAGAAGGCAGATGCAAG TCAAAAAAGAACAAGTGAAGATACAACCTCAAGTTCACCTCCAAAGAAAGCTTCGGCAGGACCAAAAAGGGATGCCAGGCAGATATATAATCCTCCCAGTGGAAAATACAGTAGTAACCTGGGTAGTTTTTCTTACG agcaaAGAGGTGGTTTCCGGGGTGGACGAGGAAGAGGCTGGGGAGGACGTGGCAACCGTAGTCGAGGAAGAATCTACTGA